A region from the Lytechinus variegatus isolate NC3 chromosome 6, Lvar_3.0, whole genome shotgun sequence genome encodes:
- the LOC121416456 gene encoding monocarboxylate transporter 6-like has product MSDRESNLEGTAANSWRFAILLSRFVLSALQQGMLKSLGLIMPYLVTRLDSSYETIGLILSMEYAVFLMTSPFVHLLSRRFEPRALAIIGAILSSVCIMMSAAVYSVWIVWLLFIAAGALSSPVYQTTLVLLHQYFNEKYAAANALSSTGALAGGIVLPLVTSYLLIAYDVDGALLCLGAICLHFVVVAALLRPNVGVPMVEEETSKHGECTVSLSLGSPDKNIPIQGAAAYLGCKIKRFVRWLGEVTDLRTLQAEKTYCLLILPSLFLHQITFVGWAMFMVPCVTSYGIAATRAAYFPLTGSCGGLVGRIVYGAILYLRPKWGKRSVVTALSISSLSLFSFAFLQSKSFQFVSTFFAGFGLYATFSSFSAVLNNSVAKENFSGILSVMSFVRGIGVATGSYVTGLIFEITGSFAVAFKVLAFLETAAIILITIFAILQKRKQASSHT; this is encoded by the exons ATGAGCGACCGCGAAAGCAATCTTGAAGGCACCGCCGCGAACTCCTGGCGGTTCGCGATTCTTCTGTCAAGGTTTGTCTTATCAGCGTTGCAGCAAGGAATGTTGAAATCGCTCGGGTTAATCATGCCGTATCTTGTCACCAGGCTGGACTCTTCCTATGAGACGATCGGGTTGATCCTCTCCATGGAGTACGCCGTTTTCTTGATGACAA GTCCATTTGTACATCTACTGTCGAGGAGATTCGAACCCAGAGCCTTAGCCATTATCGGAGCTATTCTGTCATCAGTGTGCATCATGATGTCCGCGGCCGTGTATTCAGTCTGGATCGTTTGGTTATTATTTATTGCAGCAG GTGCCCTTTCATCTCCAGTTTACCAAACGACGCTAGTTCTTCTGCACCAGTACTTCAACGAAAAGTACGCCGCCGCTAATGCACTATCGTCAACCGGTGCGCTAGCCGGAGGAATCGTTCTCCCTCTTGTGACGTCGTACCTACTTATTGCATACGACGTAGATGGCGCTTTATTATGCCTGGGTGCCATCTGTTTGCACTTTGTTGTAGTTGCTGCATTACTAAGGCCGAATGTAGGTGTGCCGATGGTTGAGGAAGAAACCAGCAAGCATGGAGAATGCACGGTGTCTTTGAGTTTAGGCTCTCCTGATAAAAACATCCCGATACAAGGAGCAGCAGCTTATCTTGGGTGTAAGATTAAACGATTTGTTCGCTGGCTTGGGGAGGTAACCGATTTAAGGACACTGCAGGCAGAGAAAACATACTGCTTGTTGATTCTCCCGTCCCTCTTTCTACATCAAATCACCTTCGTCGGTTGGGCAATGTTTATGGTCCCTTGTGTGACGTCATACGGAATCGCAGCGACTCGAGCAGCTTACTTCCCACTCACGGGATCATGTGGAGGTCTCGTCGGGCGTATCGTCTATGGTGCCATCCTCTACCTCCGCCCGAAGTGGGGGAAGCGGTCTGTAGTAACAGCACTCAGCATTTCCTCGTTGAGCTTATTCAGTTTTGCCTTCTTGCAGAGCAAATCATTTCAGTTTGTTTCAACCTTCTTCGCTGGTTTTGGTCTGTACGCAACGTTTTCTTCATTCTCTGCAGTCCTGAACAATTCTGTTGCCAAAGAGAATTTTTCTGGGATACTATCAGTCATGTCCTTCGTTAGGGGGATTGGTGTGGCGACTGGAAGTTATGTAACAG GTCTCATCTTTGAAATAACTGGTTCATTCGCTGTGGCATTCAAGGTCCTAGCCTTCCTGGAAACCGCAGCCATCATACTGATTACCATCTTCGCCATCCTACAGAAAAGAAAACAAGCTTCTTCTCACACTTGA